The nucleotide sequence TTCCTCGCCGCCCCAGCGGCCCACCATGTCGCTGGCCCGCACGGTCGCCTGGGCCGCTTCGGCCAGGGTTTTCAGCACCTTGTCCCCGACCAGATGGCCGTGGGCGTCGTTGACGGCCTTGAAGAGGTCCACATCGAACAGGATGACGGCAAAGGGCCGGTTGTAGCGCTCGGCCCGGTCGGCCTCCTGACGCAGCACGGCGTCGAGATGGGTGCGGTTGGCCAGACCGGTCAGGGGATCGGTGCGGGAGCGGCGCTCCAGCTCGGCGTAAAGCTTGTTGATGCGCAGGTTCCAGGCCACGACGATGGCCACGATGAGGGCAAAGCCTGCCGCAATGCGGCCGATGAGCCCGTAATCGGTCATGGTCTCGACGTTGATGGACACGTGGCGGTTGACGATCTCCTCGCGCTCGGCCGGGGTGATGGTACGCACGGCCTTGCTGAGGATGTCGCGAAGGCGCGGCATGTCCTTGGAGACGCCGATGCGCAGGGCGTTGTCGTAGCCCGGCAGCTTGCCGGCGATCTTGAGGTTGAAAAGCCCTTCCTTCTTGATGGTGTAGGCGGCCACCACCAGGGAACGCAGGGTCATGTCGGCCTTGCGCTCGGACACCATGTCCAGGGCCTCGCGCTCCGAGGCGCTGTTTAAGATGCGCAGGTTGGGATAGTCCCGGCGCACCCGCTCTTCCATGGAGGTGCCGGAGGGAAAGACGATGGTCTCTCCGGTCAGCTCGGCCGGATCGGCGATGAAGAAATGCTCCTCGCGGGTGATGAAGACATTGGCGTCGGTGAAAAGCGGCGGGGTGAAAAGCAGCCACTCGTCCCGGGCCGGGGTCTGGTTGAGAAAAGCCAAAAGCCGGCAGCGGCCGTCCTTGGAGGCGGCCACGGACTCGTCCCAATTGGCCGTGGGCACGATGCGGTAACGCAGCCCGGCCACCTCGGCCGCCAGCCGGAACAGGTCGGCCCCCACGCCCTCATACTGCCCCCGGGCGTTTAAACGCTCGAAAGGCGGCCAGTCCGGGTCCACGCAGACCGTCACCGGCCCGAGATCGCGGATATAGGCCCGCTCCTCGGGGGTGAAATTCGCCAGTTCGGCCCGGGCCGGACCGGCCAGACAGGCCAGAAAGCCCAGCCAGGCCAGACACGTCAGCAAGACGAAAGCCAGGAGGCCGCATCTCGGAGGAAAAGGCCCCGGACGCCGCGCCAGACCTGGGCGCGCAACGCCAGGGGCGCGAAAACCCTTCAAGAACCACCTCCGCTCCGACTTCGAGCCGCCAGGGCTGGCCGTCTGCCGGCAGCCGTATCGAAAGCGATTGCTCCGCCGCCAAACGGCGATACAGGACTATGCATGGTTTCAGACATACCCGGTAGGGAGATGGGCGGCAAGACCAAATGCCGCCAAAGCCCCCTGGCCCGTCCCGCCACGGTTGCCGGCCGGGGCAAGAAGAGCTAGAGATTCCCGGAACCTGACCGCCAAGGAGGCCGCCATGCCCGCCCTTCGCCTGGCCCTGTGCCAGCTCAATCCCACCGTCGGCGACGTGGCCGCCAACGCCGCCGACGTCGTCTCCCGCTTGACGGCGGCCCGGGACGGCGGGGCCGACATCGTCGTTTTCCCGGAGATGGTCGTGGCCGGCTATCCGCCCGAGGATTTGCTGCTCAAGCCCGATTTCGTGGCCGCCTGCATGGCCGCCGCCAGGGACATCGCCCGGGAGAGCCAGGGGCTGACGGCGATATTTGGCTGCCCCTGGTTTGAGGGCGACCTCGTAAACGCCGCCATTGTCGCCCATGACGGGGCCGTGGCCGGGATCGTTGCCAAGCGGTTTTTGCCCAATTACGGCGTGTTCGACGAGAACCGCTATTTCGCCGCCGGCCAGGGAACCACGGTCTTCGACCGGGGGGGCCTTATTTTCGGCGTGTCCGTGTGCGAGGACATCTGGTATCCCGACGGTCCGCCCACCGAGCAGGCCAAACATGGCGGGGCGCGGCTTTTGATCAACATTTCCGCCTCGCCCTACCACATGGGCAAGGGGACGTCCCGGGAGCGGATGCTGGCCACCCGAGCGGCGGACAACGGGGCCTTTGTGGCCTACGCCAACCTGGTCGGCGGCCAGGACGAGCTGGTCTTCGACGGCCACAGCCTGGTCTTCGCCCCGGACGGCGCGCTCCTGGCCCGGGGACGGCAATTCGACGAGGACATGGTCTGGTGTGATCTTGACGTCGATCTGCCCACCCGCCAGCGCTTGCTTGATCCGCGTTGCCGCAAATGGGAGCCGGCCCCGGCCTGCCGCCCGGTCCGCACGGCCCTTTCTCCCCTGGCCGCGCCGGCCCGGCCGGCCCTGGCCCAGGCGACCATGGCCGCTCCCCTGGAGCCGGTGGCCGAAGTCTATCGCGCCCTGGTCACGGCCACTCGGGATTACGTCCGCAAGTCCGGCTTTTGCGGCGTGGCGCTGGGACTTTCCGGCGGCATCGATTCGTCGCTGACAGCCATCATCGCCGCCGACGCCCTGGGGCCGGAAAACGTGCTGGGCGTAGCCATGCCCACCCGATTTTCCTCGGACGACAGCCTTGAGGACGCCCAGGCCCTGGCCGAGCGCCTGGGCATTGAGCTCAAGACCGTGGTCATCGAGCCGATCTTCCAGGCCTTCCTCGACGCCCTGGGTCCCATCTTCGGCGACCGGCCCTTTGACGTCACCGAGGAAAACCTCCAGCCGCGGGTTCGCGGCACGCTGCTCATGGCCCTGTCCAACAAGTTCGGCCGGCTGGTGCTGACCACGGGCAA is from Solidesulfovibrio magneticus RS-1 and encodes:
- a CDS encoding diguanylate cyclase yields the protein MLTCLAWLGFLACLAGPARAELANFTPEERAYIRDLGPVTVCVDPDWPPFERLNARGQYEGVGADLFRLAAEVAGLRYRIVPTANWDESVAASKDGRCRLLAFLNQTPARDEWLLFTPPLFTDANVFITREEHFFIADPAELTGETIVFPSGTSMEERVRRDYPNLRILNSASEREALDMVSERKADMTLRSLVVAAYTIKKEGLFNLKIAGKLPGYDNALRIGVSKDMPRLRDILSKAVRTITPAEREEIVNRHVSINVETMTDYGLIGRIAAGFALIVAIVVAWNLRINKLYAELERRSRTDPLTGLANRTHLDAVLRQEADRAERYNRPFAVILFDVDLFKAVNDAHGHLVGDKVLKTLAEAAQATVRASDMVGRWGGEEFLVLCPETDAASALVLAERLRLAVRGERFETGTVQTVSLGVAAFAPGDCVDSLLIRADDALYKAKNAGRDRAMAA
- a CDS encoding NAD+ synthase; amino-acid sequence: MPALRLALCQLNPTVGDVAANAADVVSRLTAARDGGADIVVFPEMVVAGYPPEDLLLKPDFVAACMAAARDIARESQGLTAIFGCPWFEGDLVNAAIVAHDGAVAGIVAKRFLPNYGVFDENRYFAAGQGTTVFDRGGLIFGVSVCEDIWYPDGPPTEQAKHGGARLLINISASPYHMGKGTSRERMLATRAADNGAFVAYANLVGGQDELVFDGHSLVFAPDGALLARGRQFDEDMVWCDLDVDLPTRQRLLDPRCRKWEPAPACRPVRTALSPLAAPARPALAQATMAAPLEPVAEVYRALVTATRDYVRKSGFCGVALGLSGGIDSSLTAIIAADALGPENVLGVAMPTRFSSDDSLEDAQALAERLGIELKTVVIEPIFQAFLDALGPIFGDRPFDVTEENLQPRVRGTLLMALSNKFGRLVLTTGNKSEVGVGYSTLYGDTAGGYAVIKDVPKTLVYALSRWRNEQAGLDVIPERVLVKPPTAELRPNQKDSDSLPEYDVLDPTLQAYVELGLSPAAMLERGLDPAVVDRVTRLVDRNEYKRRQSPPGPKITSRAFGKDWRLPIVNRYAPDCGPCPTS